The sequence below is a genomic window from Wyeomyia smithii strain HCP4-BCI-WySm-NY-G18 chromosome 1, ASM2978416v1, whole genome shotgun sequence.
gttctcctgcacaccgccaaagatggttttTAGCACCCgaaactccgagtgctcgcaaatcctcctcgagcattgtccacgtctcatgcccgtagagaacgaccggtcttattagcgttttggatacacttggtgcgaatactcagattttgcgaccgtagttttctatggagcccatagtaggcacgacttccactgataatacgtctccttatctcccggctgctatcgttgttctcagttaccagagagccgaggtacacaaactcgtcgaccacctcgaacttATCCCCGTCGATTGTTTTAGGATATCAGGGGACTTTGAAAGACTttgaaaaatggttttgaagaatttttagAGCTTCTTAGATTAAATAAgtgtatcgaacgtcttcgtcagtggttatcttcggcaggttttctgctgCAATCTTATCATCGTCTTATACAATCTTAAAACACTGacaaagacgttcgataccttaTGTAATTCTTTTCATCATTTCCTTGAAACTTCTGTTGGAGTAGGGAAATGCTTAAGCTCGTtgaattctgatgattttaagaATTCTTTTGTTTTGTGGAACATTTAAGATTCTTATAATTTCGGGTAGTTACAAGGTTCTTAAGGTTTTAAAATTATGTTTTAGAAATAATGAATATTTCAGAGAAATCCAGGGGAGTTTTCATTATTCTAGATATTTCCAGAattattttgaagatttttaagaactttaaaatcttaaaaattcaaaatttttaggcAAGTGTTcctgacaattgcggggctagcgctacgattctactgacactaacagtctctcccgaacagGGACTCGACATCGTACCAGCTGAGAGATTAGTCGTCAAACCGTTACCTAAAAATCGTAAACAAGTTGATACGTTTGATGAAATGTCATTAGGGTTCTTTTCAAGCAACATGCAAAAGCTGTAGAAAGGTTGTTTAGAGCAgatattagacgaagcaaatatttgcttattTTGGTGCGAATTTATTTGCACTAAATAAATTTCGTATCAAcaatagcaaatgtttgcttcgtctaatgcctgCTTAAGTCAACATCAAATTAtcacaaaacattaaaaaagtTGCTGAGAAATTATCAGAAACTCGATAAAAAGTCGAGGGTGATCTAAATATTGTAGAGAAATGGATGAAACATTGTTTTTTCtcggtctagctccgccactgttgttgtgccaatcaccgacgcctggGGAAGCAACTCCACCCAgaaccctaacttacgacccgttgattgaagtaccggcgccaacggcttcacttcctcATACGATGGagggcgtgatcccagagatttttcgtctcagaaaatctcccggtatcggctaggattgaatctagaacagttgggttggttgtgagtggatcacgccaccccacaaccatcgacacctatgtcggcgttgggattcgaacccaggcgtcgagcgtggttggcggagacgttaccaaccacgctaggcccctgCATACTGATGAAACATtgtaaataaaaccaaaaattacTCACGTTGTTATTGTTGAAACGTACGGCTATGGCTCAAACATAAACAAGTCCAAGTCAAGTTATCGAACGGGAAAAGCTGCTCTACGACGCTCGTTATGATCTCGGTTTAATTATACCTTCTCGATTCGTGAAGTCgcagggacgaatgaccgtttgagATTAAAGTTCTtttaaaaagaaatcaatcaatcaatcattcGTGTCGTCAGCAATCGAATCGCACTCGAAATCGTAAAAAGATGGCAGTTTTTTGTTCCATCAACTGAAGATACACTCACCTACATAAATATGACAGAAAAATTGAATATAAAACCAAAAATCCACACGGAAATTGTCATAACGTaagtgtttgtgtgcgtggatttATGCAAGACTATCTCCTACCTTCTAAGAACTGTCATTCGTGCTTGGCGCGGCTCCAGTGCTTACTTTGATGCGCTTCAATTGACGTTCACCAGAATCTCCGCCAAGAATGCGATGAAAGACTTCCACTCTGGACCATTAGAAACAAGCGCACGGGGACAGTGTGTTCGAATTGAGAGACGCCCCCGCTTTCCGGCTTGCGACTTCtcgactctctctctctctcccgaAGGCAGCAGCGAGCAATCAGCGCTAGTGGATCATTAGGTCTATTAACGGGAATGATTTAGATTTCTTGAACTCTGTTTGtttgtctgtctggctgtcgcTCAAGCTGAAGATGATGAtccggaaaaaaaatttaaccgcTCAAATCGTTGGAATAATCTTAACCTCAATCTTCTCAATATTTATGTCCGCACGGCACGAGAAAGGTGTATCGTTGAGGTTATCTTGCTAGATGACAGCCGAAACCGTGTTCGTTCCGTGGCGCTAGCTGCTCTTCGGAACGGACAAGGACGCACGGACGTGTCCGATTAGCagtaattaaatcaaattaacCATTGCCTCGACTATTTTCTGTGTCGAGCGCGTCGCTCGCCGCAATTGATTATCAACTTTGTGCCAAAGCAGCCTCTATCGCTCTAGGAAATATCTGGCTTTTTTTTGCGAGGTCACACACAAATCTGCAGATGCGGGCGCCCAATTAGCAAATCACTAACAAGAGCTTCTCTTTTATTGTTTCGTAATTGCAGTGCGCAGTCGGGTGCCGTCTGTGGGAACTAGCGCTGGAGTCATCCTGCCAAAATGTTTGCGTAAGTATTGCTAACCCTTTTCAGGTTTGGTATGGGGGTTTTCACTTATGCAACGATTTTGTCCACAGAACAAAACCGACCAGGAGCTGCTGGAGCCTAAGGAACTGTACTGCGTTATGGGTTGCAACGATGCACTGAATCGGTACTTCAAGTGGCTCAAGGCGGAAATTGGGACGCCACCGGCACCCGCACTGGTAGCGGACAGCCTTACCGCGACGTCGCTGTCGCTGGAGTGGGAAATTCCGGAACGATCGGTACAACTGTCGCGGCAAAAGAGCCGCGGTCCGCGCAGTTACCTGGTGCAGTGGCGCTACGAGGAAGTCGCCGGTGATTGGAAGTTCTGTCGAAATCAAAGTATGGGTGATAACTCTACGATACGGGTCGATAATCTGCAGCCCTACACGAAGTATCGCGTGAGTTTGGTTACTTAATAAGCTAGTGGATGTCAGTTTGTTCGAACTCTTCTTCTTGCAGTTCCGAGTCGCGTTGCTGTTGTCACCACCGCACGATGAAGTTCTAATATCGGAGCAGAGCGTCATCATCCTAACGTCCGCCCAGGGACCACCGAAGTCTGAACCGAAAATTGTACGCGCCGTAGCGGTAGACTATTCACGAATATCCATCTCATGGGAGCCCGGACCGTTCCCGAACGGTCCCATCCTGTCATACGTGTTACAGATCAAAGATATCGACCCCCTAGGCTACAGTGCCCTGAAGGTTCCCACCCTGATTTGACTTCTAACTATCCTTCTAGCAAAAGGCCTCTATGCTTCCTCTCGCTACGCGCTTCTGAAACCAATGAGCTTCCCTAGTAACTTGCACCCTTGCGCATGACTTTCATCTGTGTGTGTTCACTACTAAccttttcacgtttttcaatttaATCCCCGTTATAATAAGTGACCTTGAGCTAACGCTCCCCTCTGCTTTTCCTTTAGGACATTCCGGAGTCGAACACCTCACGGCACTATATGTTTGAGAAGCTCGCCCCGGAGCGCAACTACTCCGTGTCCGTTACGATGCGGAACCCCGAAGGCGAGGGTCCCCCATCGACAACCTTCGTTCGCACCCCGGTGCAACCACTGGACCTCGAGGAGGACATCAGTCCGACGCTCATCCTCGGCGCAGAACACGCCGTACTCTCGCAAGGAACCTCAAACCTCCTGTCGGCTTCCCCTACCAACTTCTACCGCAGCCCAAGCCACCGAATTCGCGGCACCGCCGTTCACATTCGGCGCAACTTGATCTTCGTGTCCGACGACGCCGGTTTCATCTATAAAGCCCCACTCCGGTTGGCTGCCGAAAAGGGCCGCATCGCCATCCTCTTGCCGGAAGCCGGCCACAACTTCCGACCGACGCTGCTGTCCGTCGATTGGCTGAACGATCATCTCTACATCTTAGGACAGGCAAAAAGCACGGCTCTGTGGCAAATCTCCCGCTGTGATTTCAGCGGGGATCGAATGACCGTCGCCATTGCTGGTCTCCAGCGTCAGCCGGAGCACTTCGAGGTTGACCCCTTCAACGGTTACCTCTTCTGGGTGATCAGCAGCCGCACTCCGGACGCCGGTCTCTTCCGGCTGGATCTCGGGGACATCTCCAACGGAGTGAAGCACGAAATCAAACCTCTTCAGCTTAATAATCACCACAATTTGGGAGCCTTTTCGATCGATCACACCAGCTTCCGGGTGCTGGTACCCGATCAGGACGCGAACACCGTGCTGGCGATCTCGCTCGATGGTAAAACGACGGAAAACATCCGCAGCAACACTCAGCGGCCGCGCTTTGAAAAGGTGAAATCGATTGCCCTGGCTAATGGTCTGTTTTATTGGACCAATGGGAAGGAGCTACTCGCGGAGGACTACCATCTCAAGCAGGACAGCTACTTTCACAATGCGTTCCCGATCGATGCTAACACTACAACGCACACGTATTTCAGTATCTGTGTGAATTTATCGTCGGCACAGCCGATCCCCGTTCCGGTGAATCCTCCGAGGAACGTTCAGGCTTTGCTGACGAACAATAAGATCAAGATCTTTTGGAACGAACCGCACCTGTTAGGTATCAAGGGTAAGGGCGCCTGGCAGGAGTGGATGTACGAGCTGGAGCTGAGTGAGGAGGATAGTGGAAAGGTGGTGGCATATCCGGAAATCAACGAAACCTCCTTCGTCTCGATGGACGTGGATCTACTGGCGCCCGGGAAGGGTTATGTGATCAAGGCTGCCGCCTATACCCACGCCGGACGGGGACCTTGGAGTACGGAGTTCAGAGCTAGGACACTGAAGGACGCCCACGAGCGGCATCTGGTGTGGTCGGGAAGTGAGGGAATTATGCGAAGCGATGTGATTGGGGATAGTGTGGAGACTTTGATTAGTCGGACGGAGCTGGAGGATGGGGTTGTCACGGATATCGCCTGGTTCGAGAGTATTTTGTATGTGGTGAGCAATTCGACGCTGTTGTTTTATAATCAAAGTGAGGGGCAGATTAGTAAGCTGCGTGAGCTGGAGTCGGTTGAGTGTGTGACGGTCGATTGGATCGGAAGGAGGTTGTACTTTTATAACCCTTCGCAGCAGATGATTATGAGGAGTAGTTTGCATGGGGAGCAACACGAACCGATTCATAATGTGAAGAACGTAAGGGAGATTAAGTTCGACGCTCTGCGAGGGTATATTTACTACACTTCGGAGTTTGCTATGGAAGCTTTCCGGTTGAATGGAAAGGATCGACACAGTTATTATTTGGAGAGTGATCGCTTCACCGGGAAGGGGGTGATAGGGTTGACTTTGGATATGGACAGTGAGAAAGTTTACTGGATTGTTCGCAGTATCAGCAACTCGGAGTTGTTTAGTGCTCATATGGCTGGGACTGGATCAACGAAAGTCTCCTCTCTGGTGACAGTCCTAGCCGAACAATCGCCACGAGGTCCGCTGACGCATTTCAGTGATCGCTTGCTGTGGCTCCAGCAAGACGAAGTAGTAATCGGTGATCTGCGGGGCGAAAACCTTGCCCACATCCGAAATCAAAAGCTCAACGGTACGCGTGCCTTCACAATCATCGATCCAGCCCATCACCTCTACCCAGAAGACAACCAAAACGTAAACGTCCTCCCAATGCAAGTCAACGACACCTCGATCCGCATACAGGGTACCTGGAAGAAGTTCAACATCGTATGGGACCCAGTCACCAACGTCAACTACGGCAAAGTATTCTACAAAATCACCATCAAAGTAAAGGGCAAAAAAGACGAAATCCACGAGCTGCACAAACCCTCCCACATCTACAACAGCTCCGGGGCAAATCTACTACCCCCGCACACGGAAATCAACGTCACCATCAACGCGTTCACCTACTGGCGGTCGTCGGTATTCTCCAGCGCTCGGCTCTTCAGCCCCTCGGGAAAACCATCGCAACCAACGCGCCCCCGAGTATTCGTAAAACACGTCAAAGATCCCATCCAAGACATCCACACCGTGGACGCCACTTTCCGTTGGTCGCCACCAAAAACCCCGAATGGGCCAATCATCGGCTACAAAGTCCACTGCTGGTACGAAGAGGATGGCCTCACTAACCACGTACTTCAAAGCGAGCTTACCAATCGCACCGAACGTATCGTGCAAAACTTAGTACACAATGTAACCTACTTCTTCCGAGTGCAAGCCCTCACCAAGGCACGTGAAGGTGACCTAACCGCGGTACAGTCGATTAACACCTCCGAAGATCATCCCATTCCACAGGCACTGATCGCTACGGCCGATCATATCATCAAAGTGGACTTCGACTCCGGAGAGTCCCGTCAGGTGGTGAGCACCTCAACGCCGGTGATGTTCATGGCACGTTTAGCCAGGGAACGCAAGCTGTTTTGGGTGGATGAAAACAACGAACTGTTTCAGTACGACGGAACTTCGAAGTCGAAGCTTTTCTCCATCGGCGGACCGGTTCTTTCGCTGACCATCGACTGGATTCGACGGATACTGTATTGGTCCCAGCAGGAGGTGATTGGTAGTGCGATCTATTCGTTTGATCTGAATCGGTTTGAGAATGAAGGGGTGCACGTGGAGAAACTGGTTTACAGCGCTAGCAATATGACCAATCTGGTGGTGGCACCGTTCGAGCGGAAGCTTTTCTGGACCGAGAAGGTGCCGGAGGATGTGATTTATGTGCATGATTTCGACGAGAATCGAACGGAGGAGTTTTTCGATGACAGTTTCGAGGAGTGTCCGAATCGGACGGCTGGTATTACCGTGTACCCGATGCTGGCTCTGCAGACTTCGGTTAGCGAGGAAGCGAGGCTTTTCTGGGCAGAGACCGGCTTTAGAAGCGTTGGGTTAAGTAGTCGAACTTGTATGAACTTTGGGTTCGAGTACTATCCGAAAATGAAAAGCATAGCGAAAGATAGCGATCACTTTTACTGGTTGGAGGATGACGAAGCGATCGTCCGGATGGACGATGGAGGGGAGCTTCAGTCAAAAACGATCCCCGGAGCGAAGGCCTTACTGCCTTTACAGTTGCAGTATTATCCGGAGCGACGTTGTCTTATTCCACTACAAAAGAACCAAGACTACCAAGCAAAGTTGTTACAGAGAACGGAAAATTCCTTAACCTTACTTCTGCCAAAGGCAGAAGTTCATCTTAACTGTTCGACCGAACCGAGCGGAATTCGGTATGTGATTTACTACGACGAAAGCGATGCCAACCGAACGGAAGAAGACTGTGACCCCGCAAACTGCAGCTTCGTTACGTCCTACGATCGGAGTAAAACGATAAAAGGCTTGAAACCTTTCACCAGGTACCGGTTCCAGGTGCTGCTGCTGAACTACTATCAGGAACAGTTCGGACCGACCGGGGAGCTCGATAATCCACGGGTCGGTTCTGTGACGGTGTTTTCCACCGCAGCCGGAGCTCCTTCCAAGCCGCAGGATATAAGCGTACTGGCGATTAGTCCCACGGAAGCGGTGGTCCGCTGGTCACCACCACTGGCGAAGAACAGTGAACGCGTGTGGTACGAAATCCACTGGCAAACGGAGTACATCCATGATGGTTCGAAGAATCGGCAGCAGCAGCTAGTCACTGgtgagtttttttaaattttttttcattgataaataacCTTGTCCACTTGAGAGTATTGCCAACCGAATACTGATTAGGTAATCTATGTGGGACTATTTTTTATCTGTAGCCATGTTGATGTTCGCAATAGCGGCTCTAGGGTTCTCAAAAATTACTTAAATAGGAACGAAGacaataattttaatttaatctaGTCAAGAATGAGGCAAAACAAGCCTCGAACAAAATTATAAAGAATTTCTATGTTTATATTTGTCCACGCTCTTCTCTTCTTGAGTGTTTTAGTTTTGTTCTTGTTTTATTGTTCTCTAGTTTTCGTTCCCTGTTTTCCATTGACTAGGTTTCTGTTTATTTCGATCTAATTTCATTCTCATTCTCGATTGTTCATCTGATCCGAGTTTCAAGTAtcgcctccccagctggtctcgaggtacgatgctggcctaacaagccagtcatcgcaggttcgagtctcggctcaggagatgactgtcagtgtcagtatgatagtagcgctagccccgcaattgtcctgtacacttaacggttggttgcgaagtctatgtatagtaaacagaaggtcaagttccgaatcgtaatgttgcaccaaggctttgcttttttgtttcaattgtcaattggtattttttaatttttttaattttttttgcaattcccTGAGTTTATTGTACGATTTTCTGTTgtataacttgtttttattataacagaaAAAAAGGTAAATTACAGGAAATACAGAAAAAACAGGAAATAAGACAAGTACCTAAAAGGGAAAATAGAAAAGGTAACAAagtataaacaaacaaaaacagaaaatcagaaatttaaaacacaaataaaaaaagcaaaaaacaatGGTATAGCTTAAACATTGTAATTccatgaaaacaaaacaaatacaaAAGCGTAAAAAGAGAAACACACACGCAAAACAGGAATGAAAAAGGCAaacaaaaacagattttttttttctggtttctgCTCAGCTGttattgaattatttttcagtatttttgaaTAGCAAACACAAATCTGCAAAAACATATAAATACTTTGAAATAAGAAACCGGTCAAATACCAAAAACTGGAAACATAAACACAGAGAACCAgaaggaaaaattaaaaacaaaaaatgaactagaaagaaaaacacaaaaatatacaacaaaccaagcaaacagGAACAATAAGAAAATTCAGAACGAAACCTAAAGCAGAACATACAAATTTACGAACAAAAACCAAACGCACAACATTTATGTTATgtatattgcaaaattaaaacagcagtaaacataaaaatagacaaaaaaaaacaaaaacatggaAACCAGAAAAAAAGACAACTGGAATACCAAGTGAGATGCAGATCTCATAAACAGAATAAAGAAACGTTACCATATACATAAAAAGATAGAAACACAAAAATACAAGACTTACAAAAAAACAGAAGGAATTCTGAAAGAATACATGatcagttccacaaaaaatgtctaatataatttttaaattgtcatttttgatttggctgaaactacTGAGACTTTAATTTttcggaacacgactcatttttgggaaggtattgctgattacaaatatttttaggaccaAACCGGTTTTTTGTGGAATCATTCATATAATTAGTGATTAAGAGAGTTAAAGGATATGtacttgagtgcacaaacgtaggcttgacgtgggactattgtgggtgtaaagatttaattctgccatagtcATAGTAtgtaacacacaccaaacgtactaataccatacacaacaatccatgaacaaaaaacctaaattaatccacctagcggtcagacccagcctttctcattcaaacttttatttgtaaaaatagatttacatgaacgcttcaatccaataaatgtatatttactctttagcttctaaaatattgatgttgtgatctatacaaataaaaaaaaaaatgtagttcggtctgtctgtttgatccatataggctcgaatactaccgaaccgatcgacgtgaaaatttgtatgtaggggtttttggtcccgataaaggttcctatgatagtttgaggtccctccctcttctggaaaggaggggtccaatacaaatgaaacataaattgctgcacaactcaaggacaaaccaagcaaatgaaaccgatgtggcatttggcatgtggatgttttaaagggtaaaaaATATCTacaatggttcgacaccccttccacttctggaagcacatgtttctgcacaaatttctgcacatctcgcgaactagttAACTAAATgggaccatatttggcaggtgaatgattttagtgttaacaaatatgttccataatcgagatggcgacttccgatttcggaaaaacagcggcaaacgaccaaataccatccaatatgggtatttgtggaatcgtaatgatgcactggagccacaaatcgacttcagacaccattatgaattgtaggatggcaacttgtggtttctggaagacagccaaaaatggccgatttccgtctaacatgagtatctccggatctagaatgatacacagcagctgaaatcgacttccggttcccgggaaatagccgaaaatgatcgaattacacccaatatgggtgtttcttcaaccagaatgacgctcagaggccagaaattatcttaaataccattttgaatccaagatggcgacttccgatttgtgaaaaacagtctaaaataaccaaataccatccaatatgagtatctctggaaccagaatgatgcaatgagctaacaattgacctcaggcaccattttgaatcgctgaatggcaacttataggaaacagtcgaaaatgaccagataatactcaatatggatacttccgtaatcgagatgatgcatagaagccaaacattgacccttgacttcattttgaatttaaagacgaccacatttaatttctggaaaacaaccaatataactaaatacctcccaaaatgagtatttccggtgtcagattgatgccagaaaatttgctgaaaatgaccgaataccacccaatatgaa
It includes:
- the LOC129724916 gene encoding proto-oncogene tyrosine-protein kinase ROS isoform X3 encodes the protein MRRIFTNTGLGAVVVFVAVVLAFFGVVAVEGTTLTEVELEDDYLVATKELEQQCVHRCPDQNRTGFNEHIDVSCGSDCYLTQCAVGCRLWELALESSCQNVCNKTDQELLEPKELYCVMGCNDALNRYFKWLKAEIGTPPAPALVADSLTATSLSLEWEIPERSVQLSRQKSRGPRSYLVQWRYEEVAGDWKFCRNQSMGDNSTIRVDNLQPYTKYRFRVALLLSPPHDEVLISEQSVIILTSAQGPPKSEPKIVRAVAVDYSRISISWEPGPFPNGPILSYVLQIKDIDPLGYSALKDIPESNTSRHYMFEKLAPERNYSVSVTMRNPEGEGPPSTTFVRTPVQPLDLEEDISPTLILGAEHAVLSQGTSNLLSASPTNFYRSPSHRIRGTAVHIRRNLIFVSDDAGFIYKAPLRLAAEKGRIAILLPEAGHNFRPTLLSVDWLNDHLYILGQAKSTALWQISRCDFSGDRMTVAIAGLQRQPEHFEVDPFNGYLFWVISSRTPDAGLFRLDLGDISNGVKHEIKPLQLNNHHNLGAFSIDHTSFRVLVPDQDANTVLAISLDGKTTENIRSNTQRPRFEKVKSIALANGLFYWTNGKELLAEDYHLKQDSYFHNAFPIDANTTTHTYFSICVNLSSAQPIPVPVNPPRNVQALLTNNKIKIFWNEPHLLGIKGKGAWQEWMYELELSEEDSGKVVAYPEINETSFVSMDVDLLAPGKGYVIKAAAYTHAGRGPWSTEFRARTLKDAHERHLVWSGSEGIMRSDVIGDSVETLISRTELEDGVVTDIAWFESILYVVSNSTLLFYNQSEGQISKLRELESVECVTVDWIGRRLYFYNPSQQMIMRSSLHGEQHEPIHNVKNVREIKFDALRGYIYYTSEFAMEAFRLNGKDRHSYYLESDRFTGKGVIGLTLDMDSEKVYWIVRSISNSELFSAHMAGTGSTKVSSLVTVLAEQSPRGPLTHFSDRLLWLQQDEVVIGDLRGENLAHIRNQKLNGTRAFTIIDPAHHLYPEDNQNVNVLPMQVNDTSIRIQGTWKKFNIVWDPVTNVNYGKVFYKITIKVKGKKDEIHELHKPSHIYNSSGANLLPPHTEINVTINAFTYWRSSVFSSARLFSPSGKPSQPTRPRVFVKHVKDPIQDIHTVDATFRWSPPKTPNGPIIGYKVHCWYEEDGLTNHVLQSELTNRTERIVQNLVHNVTYFFRVQALTKAREGDLTAVQSINTSEDHPIPQALIATADHIIKVDFDSGESRQVVSTSTPVMFMARLARERKLFWVDENNELFQYDGTSKSKLFSIGGPVLSLTIDWIRRILYWSQQEVIGSAIYSFDLNRFENEGVHVEKLVYSASNMTNLVVAPFERKLFWTEKVPEDVIYVHDFDENRTEEFFDDSFEECPNRTAGITVYPMLALQTSVSEEARLFWAETGFRSVGLSSRTCMNFGFEYYPKMKSIAKDSDHFYWLEDDEAIVRMDDGGELQSKTIPGAKALLPLQLQYYPERRCLIPLQKNQDYQAKLLQRTENSLTLLLPKAEVHLNCSTEPSGIRYVIYYDESDANRTEEDCDPANCSFVTSYDRSKTIKGLKPFTRYRFQVLLLNYYQEQFGPTGELDNPRVGSVTVFSTAAGAPSKPQDISVLAISPTEAVVRWSPPLAKNSERVWYEIHWQTEYIHDGSKNRQQQLVTDFDEDSTSLSINLTKLQPNQAYTIWIMAYSTESTYSESDHVNIVTFPEPEDIRLVFNSSTELGVSWRPHMNISTYKVQYSAVGSKTWETVFETDVNTTIPESGIFHVSGLQPKTQYRFIVLLFYPNRKEPYVWPPDARFIYETEADRPSAPGQPIVTLIRQDVYKVSWEPSKDNGAPILEYALEALVRSPRTTNRVERAALAPESGEELEDDSLEDMNNTIPTRVDVGSTDSQEYQTFDERWDLVYNGTDVYWIIPEKQPIHKHTFRVRARNSCGWGPFSGESEPISQPLLSGQTGFYLMITVIFGAAIFLIFLLLIFVCDVELANLRELPRRGNFIHSQNILYSSGPLTDSEIALLPQIRREQITMTSSPFLGSGAFGEVYEGIVKGVGDGVETRVAIKTLRKGATEQEKAEFLQEAHLMSNFKHKHILKLIGICLDLDSLYIIMELMRGGDLLSYLRSNRPTPGNPSPLTLLDLITMCVDVATGCRYLEEMHFVHRDLACRNCLVSSPDPKERVVKIGDFGLARDIYKNDYYRKEGEGLLPVRWMSPESLVDGVFTSQSDIWAFGVLLWEIMTLGQQPYPARNNLEVLHYVRDGGRLTRPQDCPDELYQLMMKCWSYSPDDRPTFRYCLDILQSLEKRTSDSIQITSQFPCKVQNGAVFNRSYLLSDINHNPFMADIKFGNSGSGGAFIITPPTSSSSSGATVMSTMIPKYLELVYDDSNSTNSKCSTGGEDVPLTAGLMNSLPMPTDNGYEIPIHQIILQQQQQQQQHPSCSSNKGRTFSSSSTVSTASTLPASMAAHHHHQHQPQQPRVEDCSSLEALLPINSILTVKLPAETTSDRDQGGQEASLPCDDANDDSINSGAQLTMVNECKTSM